A portion of the Corynebacterium ammoniagenes DSM 20306 genome contains these proteins:
- the galE gene encoding UDP-glucose 4-epimerase GalE, which produces MKLLVTGGAGYVGSVCAATLVEAGHEVTIIDNFSTGNREAVPAQATLVEGDVANVVGDVLGQGGFDGVVHFAARSLVGESVAMPAEYWQHNVVTTLTLLEAMRANDVSNLVFSSTAATYGEPEEVPITESMPTQPTNPYGASKLAIDYMITSYAKAYGFGATSLRYFNVAGAYGEIGENREVETHLIPIILQVALGHRDKIFIFGDDWDTVDGTAVRDYIHVRDLADAHLLALEANVSGEHRIFNLGSGDGYSVKQVIETCREVTGHPIPAEVAPRRAGDPATLIASSAKIKSQLGWNPTRTDLHTIVSDAWAFTSQLGDRAHSAQRIK; this is translated from the coding sequence ATGAAACTACTCGTTACTGGTGGCGCCGGATATGTTGGCAGCGTGTGTGCTGCAACTCTGGTTGAAGCTGGCCATGAAGTCACCATTATTGACAATTTTTCCACCGGTAACCGTGAGGCAGTACCTGCTCAAGCCACCTTGGTGGAAGGCGATGTTGCCAATGTCGTTGGCGACGTGCTGGGGCAAGGCGGCTTCGACGGTGTTGTTCACTTTGCAGCGCGTTCCCTCGTCGGAGAATCCGTGGCAATGCCAGCAGAGTATTGGCAGCACAATGTTGTCACCACACTCACGCTTTTAGAGGCAATGCGTGCGAATGACGTGAGCAACTTGGTCTTTTCTTCAACGGCTGCAACCTACGGCGAACCGGAAGAGGTTCCAATCACCGAGTCCATGCCAACGCAGCCGACGAATCCTTATGGTGCGTCCAAGCTAGCGATTGATTACATGATCACCTCGTATGCCAAGGCCTATGGCTTTGGCGCCACCTCGTTGCGCTACTTTAATGTGGCTGGCGCGTATGGCGAGATCGGCGAGAACCGAGAAGTGGAAACTCATCTCATCCCCATCATCTTGCAGGTAGCCCTTGGACATCGCGATAAGATTTTCATCTTCGGCGATGACTGGGACACCGTCGACGGCACTGCAGTTCGCGACTATATCCACGTTCGCGATCTCGCTGATGCTCACCTTTTGGCACTCGAGGCGAATGTCTCAGGAGAGCACCGCATCTTCAATCTGGGTTCCGGAGACGGTTACTCGGTCAAGCAAGTCATTGAGACGTGCCGCGAAGTCACCGGTCACCCCATCCCCGCAGAAGTCGCGCCTCGCCGCGCTGGTGACCCGGCGACCCTCATTGCATCGTCAGCAAAGATCAAGTCCCAGCTGGGCTGGAACCCAACCCGTACTGACCTGCACACCATTGTTTCCGATGCTTGGGCATTTACCAGCCAGCTCGGTGACCGCGCGCACTCCGCTCAGCGCATCAAATAA
- a CDS encoding DUF4192 domain-containing protein, producing MTNSSTLRTPGQLLANIPGILGFYPSDSIVLMAFEENNGDLALGPTLRFDISDLSSTLADALTAVDYHRCVFIMPFAITTSQDADLLSIAGEIFHHASLLDVPITAMWHTTEIADGEPFAIIERDLDAAQLELIGSTEDLPESWKSGYIDKVVNSATMEPFIKEGRLPGYDRDEAHAPLHVRNHIIDADTLDLTQGQALHAAAIMHEKNSLAIPRYGYGLEDLLNECEELISQAASYGFDAADSCLHDIGILGVAAMTMGNTYVRDLTAATYLDHPEETAAIMLATSQSFTGVIRNNALCIYAAAQIKRGMPMYAGMALGASQSADRQHSLTSLMLQCYLNGLAKNCVDNIYQGSANARSHHYRKRAEAQEDPEGSARAGREKSSGADTPDFDDAA from the coding sequence ATGACTAACTCTTCGACGCTTCGTACCCCTGGACAACTACTAGCTAATATCCCCGGAATCCTCGGATTCTATCCCTCTGATTCTATCGTCTTGATGGCCTTTGAAGAAAACAACGGCGACCTTGCGCTGGGGCCAACACTTCGGTTTGATATCTCAGATTTGAGCTCGACGTTGGCTGACGCATTAACCGCAGTTGATTACCACCGATGCGTGTTCATCATGCCTTTTGCCATAACCACGTCTCAGGATGCAGATCTGCTCAGCATCGCCGGAGAAATATTTCATCACGCCTCACTATTGGATGTGCCGATAACCGCGATGTGGCACACCACCGAAATTGCAGACGGGGAGCCTTTCGCCATCATTGAGCGCGATCTTGATGCAGCACAATTGGAATTGATTGGTTCTACTGAGGACCTGCCGGAGAGCTGGAAATCTGGCTACATCGACAAGGTCGTAAACTCTGCCACGATGGAGCCGTTCATTAAAGAAGGGCGCTTGCCGGGCTACGATCGGGACGAAGCACACGCTCCATTGCACGTGCGTAACCATATTATAGACGCCGATACTTTAGATCTAACCCAGGGCCAAGCACTTCATGCCGCGGCAATCATGCATGAGAAAAATAGCTTGGCAATCCCACGGTATGGGTATGGCTTAGAAGATCTCCTCAATGAGTGCGAGGAGTTGATCTCCCAAGCGGCTTCCTATGGCTTTGATGCCGCCGATAGTTGTCTGCATGACATTGGGATCTTAGGTGTAGCCGCTATGACCATGGGCAATACCTATGTTCGCGACCTAACGGCAGCGACGTATTTGGACCACCCGGAAGAAACTGCAGCGATTATGCTTGCAACGTCGCAGTCGTTTACCGGGGTGATTCGCAATAACGCCTTGTGCATATACGCCGCTGCTCAAATCAAACGAGGAATGCCCATGTACGCAGGCATGGCATTGGGAGCTTCCCAAAGCGCAGACCGACAGCATTCACTGACATCACTGATGCTGCAGTGTTATCTCAATGGACTGGCGAAGAACTGCGTGGACAATATCTACCAGGGAAGCGCCAACGCGCGCAGTCACCACTACCGAAAGCGCGCAGAAGCCCAAGAGGATCCGGAAGGTTCTGCGCGAGCAGGCCGCGAGAAATCCAGTGGTGCAGACACACCGGATTTCGATGATGCGGCATAG
- a CDS encoding metal-dependent transcriptional regulator: MRDLVDTTEMYLRTIYELEEEGIVPLRARIAERLEQSGPTVSQTVARMERDGLLHVRPDRSLDLTPEGREHATSVMRKHRLAERLLTDVLGLDIHQVHDEACRWEHVMSEDVERRVVAVIDDPALSPFGNPIPGLEKLGAVSAPFNDDKRAIDLPHGEDVEATITQINEIIQYDGDAFKNLYAAGMNVGADVTVRQEGGVVTLTNTDGGTVQLADDYAHAIRVALR; the protein is encoded by the coding sequence GTGAGGGACTTAGTCGATACCACAGAGATGTATCTGCGCACCATCTATGAATTAGAAGAAGAAGGCATTGTCCCTCTCCGCGCACGCATTGCTGAGCGTCTCGAGCAATCTGGCCCAACTGTTTCCCAGACAGTTGCGCGCATGGAACGCGATGGATTATTGCACGTTCGTCCGGACCGTAGTCTTGACTTAACTCCGGAAGGGCGCGAGCACGCCACCTCCGTCATGCGCAAGCATCGCCTCGCAGAGCGTTTGCTCACCGATGTCCTGGGGCTCGATATCCACCAGGTACACGATGAAGCCTGCCGCTGGGAGCACGTCATGAGTGAGGATGTGGAACGTCGCGTCGTTGCTGTCATTGATGATCCAGCGCTCTCCCCGTTCGGCAACCCCATCCCTGGTTTGGAAAAGCTGGGCGCAGTGTCTGCCCCGTTCAATGATGACAAGCGTGCCATCGACTTGCCGCATGGCGAGGACGTGGAGGCCACCATCACCCAGATCAATGAGATCATTCAGTATGACGGGGACGCATTCAAAAACCTTTACGCTGCTGGCATGAATGTGGGCGCGGATGTCACCGTTCGCCAAGAAGGTGGCGTAGTCACTCTCACTAACACTGACGGCGGAACTGTACAATTGGCGGACGATTACGCACACGCGATTCGCGTCGCTCTGCGTTAA